Proteins from a single region of Oreochromis niloticus isolate F11D_XX linkage group LG7, O_niloticus_UMD_NMBU, whole genome shotgun sequence:
- the si:dkey-88l16.3 gene encoding low-density lipoprotein receptor-related protein 1B isoform X2: MDWCLLVCLIFLAHLRVFRGQISECSHDQWQCDDGWCIPAMWRCDGDGDCLDGSDEVDCTGLRGSDCPPGQFPCVDSVGCVKASARCDGQKQCPTGSDEENCPVTEGCLDSDWTCQNHICIPKELRCNGVDDCMDNSDEKDCGLCSEGSIRCPEGTCLSAEEQCDGTFHCSDESDEPITCGRVCLMDNGGCSHVCTDEPRGVLCSCPAGYKLSPNGTDCEDLDECAPPFDSCAHHCSNTIGSYYCYCREGFKLNENSTCVASANPVRLLLVGGTALGLLNVKSQQFEIIQSSTFDSVALAFDVARGWYYWADSRGNIYKSDGHQSWTAYTGEPGIKGLACDWLNGNLFWTNEKTESIYLQSSDGKSYTALLSKNIRPSELVVMPVESLMFWINTGPGDRATIEKSWMDASERRSLAVITAQSAHSLTADVAARRLYWISDFKRSIETVKVDGSGRYSYTGLFSRRAPLSLAVFESSFYWVDNKGLWQAPQTQLSQRKFIWEPTLPVLAVYHELQQPQGYSACAKTPCRLCQLTKGNPLGFTCSCPNLKLLLLDGTCENPRFLYATNTEIILLELEEKGFTESQLFTTNEGILSFEIDWDRDWLYWANQTGHIQRISLTEVTTELVPTPLPVCLLNVDQRSGSLYWVSCHRNTIGTITADSYYPKQLYYTTKEIKNLYLDWLRGTIIWLEEDRILSMSMLGGDAKELLHIAEGVSGGIAFDLRANSLLWNSKTAGLTTLSLLRERSHQAGRRWKISGSVVAALEPFLLSVSDNVMTLWDQRDGSPIQDAAVTGHVIRVITALIDIQTVQTCRKPSFLCRHSSVCLSEAQLCDRKKDCPEGDDEFCPGACLSIGEFECRDRSSCISRRLVCDGRSDCTDGSDEADCPNAAPRTSRANVMKCRRGSKPCEDGKDCVLYSHVCDGEDDCEDGSDELGCDALRQNMTTTRTNKDQSNKTPGSTTHSPRTLLACTSPSVLCPSSAYLCISPDQFCNGHSDCPDGFDEKNCVKSCPSKNDFLCKDHRSCVSKSLVCDGEFHCYDGSDEVDCSSAATAAAGRNILKCRLGFTVCKDGNQCVLNISICDGKKDCQDGSDENCVKGCHFEDFLCKDRRGCVSKSRVCDGLFQCQDGSDELNCPSAAAPAAQDVLQCHRNAKMCNDGTECVLLSHVCDGEKDCMDGSDEEGCPGICKKGEFQCAHGKMCIPEAQVCDGRLQCRDHSDEADCQKPIKSCEHRCADGKRCIPKKFLCDGEKDCVDGSDEVGCNQAAAPSSESPVFTASPCVAPSVLCPGSSLCISQNQLCDGQRDCPDGSDENDCAVQCVNPTDFLCKDHMGCVSKSLVCDGRHHCQDGSDELNCPSAAAPAAKDVLQCHRNAKMCSDGTECVLLSHVCDGEKDCMDGSDEEGCPGICKKGEFQCAHGKMCIPEAQVCDGRLQCRDHSDEADCQKPIKSCEHRCADGKRCIPKKFLCDGEKDCVDGSDEVGCNQAAAPSSESPVFTFASPCAAPSVLCPGSSLCISQNQLCDGQRDCPDGFDENGCAVQCENPNDFLCSNQKKCVPGMQVCDGRAQCPDGSDEKLCQSPNPTATSSMSGFGTRPTPLRCRIGFKRCKNGHECVMYSHVCDGEKDCSDGSDEEGCVADGASMTTDTETLSSTGSPSVNLHTEQPCISPSILCPDSSLCIEPAQVCDGKQDCPDGSDEKCAKKCPDDRDFLCKDRRSCLSKSLVCDGLSHCQDRSDELNCPSAAAPAAKDNVLQCHRNAKLCRDGTECVVLSHVCDGEKDCMDGSDEEGCQNTCKRGEFQCAHGKMCIPEAQVCDGRLQCRDHSDEADCQKPIKSCEHRCADGKRCIPKKFLCDGEKDCVDGSDEVGCNQAAAPSSESPVFTASPCVAPSVLCPGSSLCISQNQLCDGQRDCPDGSDENDCAVQCVNPTDFLCKDHMGCVSKDLVCDGRRHCQDGSDELNCPSVTAPAAKDDVLQCHRNAKPCSDGTECVLLSHVCDGEKDCMDGSDEEGCPGICKKGEFQCAHGKMCIPEAQVCDGRWQCRDHSDEADCQKPIKSCEHRCADGKRCIPKKFLCDGEKDCVDGSDEVGCNYNTATTKAPAFPFASPCTPPSVLCPRSSLCIAEHQLCDGQRDCPDGFDENGCMVHCENSNDFLCSDHKRCIPEMQVCDGRAQCPDGSDEKHCQSPNPTATSSDELSTRSTPLKCRNGFKLCDDGLECVMYSHLCDGEKDCKDGSDEEGCAIQCKAGEFQCSHGKKCLPQERVCDGQNDCQDRSDETDCSVMTEGCHQRCDNNTRCIPKSFLCDGERDCADGSDEENCGLVSCADHQYRCASGQCVSEALRCDGYADCSDGSDEMHCSRPPRCLTQLRCPHTHECLQKEWLCDGEDDCQDGSDEKNCNAPPAKCLKLQWQCGDSSQCVPLSWRCDGRKDCYNGIDEEKCSQKICPSHLYQCGSGECVDTNLVCNGITNCADGSDEGVNCVQRSCSSPSAPFCDHSCVSTPYGPKCYCAAGFKLMPRATHCVDIDECTTAPHAVCNHICRNTRGSYSCHCHPGFYLEPDNKSCKTKDEPLLLASVQSDLFLLGVHSGTLRLLTSTSRPAFSLDYHWVQQRIYWLSTDYQSIRWVDMRNPDNRGNLVKGVKSDFIAVDWVGKNLYWVDGLVGQILAVKLSNTTVRSQDCTVVLGEDLEQPSSLVLLPHKGLMLWSEIGSTPQIKQSGMDGSERKVVVSHSLSWPVSLAYDLLDNRVYWADEKLRCIGSASLDGGNIKILQLAETPNPFSVVVFNDRVFWSDTKRRVIRSADKNTGKDQKVVLKRPGQPFGLKLMHALSQPAVPSPCDHLRCSHICLLAPPVTGRSAVCRCPKGLLLSKDNITCSQPRDSSFILLLSQNTIYQIYLRSLRRDGVALKKMPNSRVLALPDVNEAMGLDISTQELYVAYVGSVDVLKMGSYRSRQGLTPAGQVLKLKDDSVTALAVDWVTSNLYWSSRSRPNIHVTSRNGGYTTSLLQGSLTVTTSIALHPFSGRLCYTAVVMAGGRTQTEVVCAWMDGRNKAVLWGKSRIPNSLVFINNGSRLYWADTDAGVISSIGVDGSGYKQFKAGPDLIISFTYTENILFWVTQGKDVTKLWFSDGLQSKQLWFETKTSVVEVRAYSNDSQSGSNSCSKNNGGCAHLCLAYPGGRTCKCGRGFYSINVTSCAPIPSCDPGEESCFDRSKCISSSKFCDGQVDCPDQSDEQDCPASNATSFGTKATDGHPLDSLPSSSYPSPPNVDKNSVKKSASCDLQHCKGRGNCIAEGKVTRCQCLSGYKGEFCQEEERQSHVGVILGVFCVIAALIVAGFIFTKRRGWELIRSRSTDKENLMSNMALSSDLESDSEEVDSPADMNPPAQLN; encoded by the exons ATGGATTGGTGCCTGttggtttgtttgatttttctgGCGCATTTGAGAGTTTTCAGAg GACAAATCTCGGAGTGCAGTCATGATCAGTGGCAGTGTGACGATGGATGGTGTATCCCTGCTATGTGGAGATGTGATGGAGATGGAGATTGTCTGGATGGATCAGATGAAGTGGATTGCACTG GACTCCGAGGCTCTGATTGTCCACCAGGTCAGTTTCCTTGTGTGGACTCTGTTGGCTGTGTTAAAGCATCGGCCCGCTGCGATGGACAAAAACAATGTCCCACTGGCTCCGATGAGGAGAACTGTCCAGTCACAGAGGGCTGCCTGGACTCTGACTGGACATGTCAAAACCACATCTGTATCCCTAAAGAGCTGAGGTGCAATGGAGTAGATGACTGCATGGACAACTCTGATGAAAAGGACTGTG gtcTGTGCAGTGAGGGCAGCATACGGTGTCCTGAGGGGACATGTCTATCTGCTGAGGAGCAGTGTGATGGCACGTTTCACTGTTCTGATGAAAGCGATGAGCCCATAACCTGCG GGCGTGTCTGCCTTATGGACAATGGTGGATGTAGCCATGTCTGCACTGATGAACCCAGGGGAGTTCTGTGTTCTTGTCCTGCTGGATATAAGCTGTCTCCCAATGGAACAGACTGTGAAG ATTTGGATGAATGTGCTCCACCTTTCGACTCCTGTGCTCATCACTGCAGTAACACCATCGGTTCTTACTATTGCTACTGCAGAGAGGGATTCAAACTAAATGAAAACTCAACATGTGTGGCTTCAG CTAATCCTGTCCGATTGCTGCTGGTTGGGGGGACAGCTTTAGGATTATTGAATGTGAAATCTCAACAGTTTGAAATTATTCAGAGTTCAACATTTGACTCTGTGGCCTTGGCGTTTGATGTTGCGCGGGGGTGGTACTACTGGGCTGACAGCCGTGGCAACATTTACAAAAGTGATGGACATCAAAGCTGGACAGCCTATACTG GAGAGCCTGGAATCAAAGGTTTAGCTTGTGACTGGCTCAATGGGAATCTGTTCTGGACCAATGAGAAGACGGAGTCCATCTACCTGCAGAGTTCTGATGGAAAAAGTTACACTGCTCTGCTCAGCAAAAACATCAGGCCCTCAGAGCTGGTCGTTATGCCTGTAGAAAG CTTGATGTTCTGGATCAATACGGGTCCAGGTGACAGGGCGACAATAGAAAAGTCTTGGATGGATGCCTCAGAAAGAAGATCTCTGGCGGTCATCACTGCTCAGTCTGCCCACAGCCTCACTGCTGATGTAGCTGCCAGACGGCTGTACTGGATCAGTGACTTCAAGAGG TCCATAGAGACTGTGAAGGTGGATGGGAGTGGCCGTTACTCCTACACAGGACTGTTCAGCAGGAGAGCACCACTGAGCCTTGCTGTGTTTGAAAGTTCATTTTATTGGGTTGATAACAAAGGACTCTGGCAGGCTCCACAGACTCAACTGAGCCAGAGAAAATTTATATGGGAACCCACACTGCCAGTATTGGCTGTTTACCATGAGCTACAGCAGCCTCAAG GTTATTCTGCATGTGCAAAAACACCCTGTCGCCTCTGCCAGCTAACTAAAGGCAACCCTCTTGGATTCACCTGCTCTTGTCCAAACCTCAAATTGTTGCTGCTGGATGGGACATGTGAAA ATCCACGGTTTCTCTATGCTACAAATACGGAAATCATCTTGTTGGAGTTGGAAGAAAAAGGGTTTACTGAAAGCCAGCTGTTCACTACCAATGAGGGGATCCTCTCTTTTGAGATTGACTGGGACAGAGACTGGCTTTACTGGGCAAACCAAACTGGCCACATTCAACGCATCAGTTTAACAGAGGTCACCACTGAGCTGGTCCCAACACCTTTGCCAG tttgtCTGCTAAATGTGGACCAGAGGAGCGGAAGCCTTTATTGGGTGTCATGTCATCGAAACACCATCGGAACAATCACAGCAGACAGCTACTACCCAAAGCAGCTTTACTACACGACAAAGGAGATTAAAAACTTGTATCTGGACTGGCTGCGGGGTACTATCATCTGGCTAGAAGAAGATCGAATTCTCAGCATGAGCATGTTGGGAGGTGACGCTAAAGAGCTGCTGCACATAGCTGAAGGAGTGAGTGGGGGCATCGCTTTTGACCTCAGGGCTAATAGTCTGCTGTGGAACTCAAAAACGGCAG GCTTAACAACATTAAGTTTGCTGCGAGAGAGAAGCCACCAAGCTGGAAGAAGATGGAAGATTTCAGGCTCAGTCGTAGCTGCCCTCGAGCCCTTTCTCTTGTCAGTTTCAGACAACGTAATGACTCTGTGGGATCAGCGTGATGGGAGCCCCATTCAAGATGCAGCTGTGACGGGTCATGTGATCAGAGTAATCACTGCTCTCATAGATATCCAGACAGTTCAGA CCTGTAGGAAACCATCGTTTTTGTGCAGACACTCATCAGTCTGCCTCTCAGAAGCTCAGCTGTGTGACAGGAAAAAGGACTGCCCGGAGGGGGATGACGAGTTTTGTCCTGGGGCTTGTCTGTCTATAG GGGAGTTCGAATGCCGGGACCGGAGCAGCTGCATTTCCAGACGTCTTGTGTGTGATGGTCGGTCTGATTGTACTGATGGCTCGGATGAGGCTGATTGTCCGAATGCAGCTCCTCGTACAAGTCGGGCAAATGTGATGAAATGTCGCAGAGGCTCAAAGCCATGTGAAGATGGCAAAGACTGTGTTTTATATAGTCACGTGTGTGATGGAGAGGACGACTGTGAGGATGGATCAGATGAACTGGGCTGCG ATGCCCTGCGACAGAACATGACTACCACAAGAACTAATAAGGACCAATCAAACAAAACTCCAGGTTCTACCACTCATTCTCCTCGAACTCTCCTGGCCTGCACCAGTCCCTCTGTCCTCTGTCCTTCTTCTGCTTACCTCTGCATATCTCCAGACCAGTTCTGCAATGGGCATAGTGACTGCCCTGACGGCTTTGACGAAAAGAACTGTGTAAAAAGTTGCCCCTCGAAAA ATGACTTTCTCTGCAAAGATCATCGCAGCTGCGTATCTAAAAGCCTGGTTTGTGACGGTGAATTTCATTGCTACGACGGCTCTGATGAGGTCGACTGTTCGAGTGCAGCCACGGCTGCTGCTGGGAGAAACATTCTGAAATGCCGTTTGGGGTTCACGGTCTGCAAAGATGGGAATCAATGTGTCCTCAATATCAGCATCTGTGATGGAAAGAAAGACTGTCAAGATGGATCAGATGAGAATTGTGTGAAAGGGTGTCATTTTGAGGACTTTCTCTGCAAGGACCGAAGGGGCTGTGTCTCAAAGAGTCGGGTCTGTGATGGACTCTTTCAGTGCCAGGATGGATCAGATGAGCTAAACTGTCCGAGTGCGGCCGCTCCTGCAGCTCAAGATGTGCTGCAGTGCCACAGAAACGCAAAGATGTGTAATGATGGCACAGAGTGTGTTTTACTCAGCCACGTATGTGATGGAGAAAAAGACTGCATGGATGGATCTGATGAAGAAGGATGTCCAGGAATTTGCAAAAAAG GTGAGTTTCAGTGTGCCCATGGGAAAATGTGCATCCCCGAGGCTCAGGTGTGCGATGGGAGGTTGCAGTGTCGGGACCATTCAGATGAAGCTGACTGCCAGAAACCAATCAAGAGCTGTGAGCATCGCTGTGCTGACGGGAAGCGCTGCATCCCAAAGAAGTTCCTGTGTGATGGAGAAAAAGACTGTGTGGATGGCTCAGATGAAGTGGGCTGCA ATCAGGCTGCTGCTCCATCATCAGAGTCTCCTGTCTTCACTGCATCACCTTGCGTTGCTCCTTCAGTTCTCTGCCCTGGATCATCACTGTGTATCTCTCAAAATCAGCTCTGTGATGGACAGAGAGACTGCCCCGATGGATCTGATGAGAATGACTGTGCGGTCCAGTGTGTAAACCCAA CTGACTTCCTCTGCAAGGACCATATGGGCTGTGTCTCAAAGAGTCTGGTCTGTGATGGACGCCATCATTGCCAGGATGGATCGGATGAGCTGAACTGTCCGAGTGCGGCCGCTCCTGCAGCTAAAGATGTGCTGCAGTGCCACAGAAACGCAAAGATGTGCAGTGATGGCACAGAGTGTGTTTTACTCAGCCATGTATGTGATGGAGAAAAAGACTGCATGGATGGATCTGATGAAGAAGGATGTCCAGGAATTTGCAAAAAAG GTGAGTTTCAGTGTGCCCATGGGAAAATGTGCATCCCCGAGGCTCAGGTGTGCGATGGGAGGTTGCAGTGTCGGGACCATTCAGATGAAGCGGACTGCCAGAAACCAATCAAGAGCTGTGAGCATCGCTGTGCTGACGGGAAGCGCTGCATCCCAAAGAAGTTCCTGTGTGATGGAGAAAAAGACTGTGTGGATGGCTCAGATGAAGTGGGCTGCA ATCAGGCTGCTGCTCCATCATCAGAGTCTCCCGTCTTCACTTTTGCATCACCTTGCGCTGCTCCTTCAGTTCTCTGCCCTGGATCATCACTGTGTATCTCTCAAAATCAGCTCTGTGATGGACAGAGAGACTGCCCCGATGGTTTTGACGAAAACGGCTGTGCGGTCCAGTGTGAAAACCCAA ATGACTTCTTGTGCAGCAACCAGAAAAAATGTGTCCCTGGAATGCAAGTGTGCGACGGCCGAGCCCAGTGTCCCGATGGCTCTGACGAGAAGCTCTGTCAATCACCTAATCCTACTGCCACCT CCTCCATGAGTGGCTTCGGCACCAGACCAACTCCTCTAAGATGCCGCATTGGTTTCAAACGATGTAAAAATGGCCATGAGTGCGTTATGTACAGCCATGTGTGTGATGGGGAGAAGGATTGCAGCGATGGCTCAGATGAAGAGGGATGTGTGGCTG ATGGTGCAAGTATGACTACTGACACAGAAACACTCAGCTCAACTGGATCTCCTTCCGTCAACCTTCACACAGAGCAACCTTGCATCAGTCCTTCAATTCTGTGTCCAGATTCCTCTTTGTGCATAGAACCAGCACAGGTATGTGATGGAAAACAAGACTGCCCCGATGGCTCTGATGAGAAGTGCGCGAAGAAGTGTCCTGATGACAGAGACTTTCTCTGCAAGGACCGAAGGAGCTGTCTCTCCAAGAGTCTGGTCTGTGATGGACTCTCTCATTGTCAAGATAGATCAGATGAGCTGAACTGTCCGAGTGCGGCCGCTCCTGCAGCTAAAGATAATGTGCTGCAGTGCCATAGGAATGCAAAGCTGTGTAGAGATGGCACAGAGTGTGTTGTACTCAGCCATGTATGTGATGGAGAAAAAGACTGCATGGATGGATCTGATGAAGAAGGATGTCAAAATACCTGCAAAagag GTGAGTTTCAGTGTGCCCATGGGAAAATGTGCATCCCCGAGGCTCAGGTGTGCGATGGGAGGTTGCAGTGTCGGGACCATTCAGATGAAGCTGACTGCCAGAAACCAATCAAGAGCTGTGAGCATCGCTGTGCTGACGGGAAGCGCTGCATCCCAAAGAAGTTCCTGTGTGATGGAGAAAAAGACTGTGTGGATGGCTCAGATGAAGTGGGCTGCA ATCAGGCTGCTGCTCCATCATCAGAGTCTCCTGTCTTCACTGCATCACCTTGCGTTGCTCCTTCAGTTCTCTGCCCTGGATCATCACTGTGTATCTCTCAAAATCAGCTCTGTGATGGACAGAGAGACTGCCCCGATGGATCTGATGAGAATGACTGTGCGGTCCAGTGTGTAAACCCAA CTGACTTTCTCTGCAAGGACCATATGGGCTGTGTCTCCAAGGATCTGGTCTGTGATGGACGCCGTCATTGCCAGGATGGATCAGATGAGCTGAACTGTCCGAGTGTGACCGCTCCTGCAGCTAAAGATGACGTGCTGCAGTGCCATAGGAATGCAAAGCCGTGTAGTGATGGCACAGAGTGTGTTTTACTCAGCCACGTATGTGATGGAGAAAAAGACTGCATGGATGGATCTGATGAAGAAGGATGTCCAGGAATTTGCAAAAAAG GTGAGTTTCAGTGTGCCCATGGGAAAATGTGCATCCCCGAGGCTCAGGTGTGCGATGGGAGGTGGCAGTGTCGGGACCATTCAGATGAAGCTGACTGCCAGAAACCGATCAAGAGCTGTGAGCATCGCTGTGCTGACGGGAAGCGCTGCATCCCAAAGAAGTTCCTGTGTGATGGAGAAAAAGACTGTGTGGATGGCTCAGATGAAGTGGGCTGCA ACTACAACACTGCAACAACAAAGGCTCCTGCTTTTCCTTTTGCTTCACCATGCACTCCTCCTTCAGTTCTCTGCCCTCGATCCTCACTGTGCATTGCTGAACATCAGCTGTGTGATGGACAAAGAGACTGCCCTGATGGATTTGATGAAAACGGCTGTATGGTTCATTGCGAAAACTCAA ATGACTTCTTGTGCAGTGACCACAAACGGTGTATCCCTGAAATGCAAGTGTGCGACGGCCGAGCCCAGTGTCCCGACGGCTCTGACGAGAAGCACTGTCAGTCACCAAATCCTACTGCCACCT CCTCTGATGAACTCAGCACCAGATCGACCCCTCTGAAGTGCCGCAATGGTTTTAAGCTTTGCGACGACGGCCTGGAGTGCGTCATGTACAGCCACTTATGTGATGGAGAAAAGGACTGCAAGGATGGGTCAGATGAAGAGGGATGTGCTATTCAGTGTAAAGCAG GTGAGTTCCAGTGTTCTCATGGGAAAAAATGCCTCCCACAAGAGCGAGTGTGTGACGGGCAAAATGACTGTCAGGACCGATCTGATGAAACTGACTGCTCAGTTATGACTGAGGGCTGCCATCAGCGCTGTGATAATAATACTCGCTGCATACCAAAGAGCTTCCTGTGTGATGGAGAGAGAGATTGTGCTGATGGGTCAGATGAAGAAAACTGTG GTTTGGTGTCTTGTGCGGATCATCAGTATCGATGCGCTAGCGGTCAGTGCGTGTCTGAGGCACTGAGATGTGACGGATATGCCGACTGCAGTGACGGCTCTGATGAGATGCACTGCTCGAGGCCCCCACGCTGCCTCACCCAACTCCGATGCCCACACACTCATGAGTGTTTGCAGAAAGAGTGGCTCTGCGACGGCGAGGACGACTGTCAGGATGGTTCAGACGAGAAG AACTGCAATGCTCCTCCAGCAAAGTGCTTAAAGTTGCAGTGGCAGTGTGGAGACAGCAGTCAGTGTGTTCCTCTGTCCTGGAGGTGTGACGGGAGGAAGGACTGTTACAATGGCATCGACGAGGAAAAAT GTAGCCAGAAAATATGCCCTTCTCATCTTTACCAGTGTGGCAGTGGAGAGTGTGTGGACACTAACCTGGTGTGTAATGGCATCACTAACTGTGCTGATGGCTCGGATGAGGGTGTGAATTGTGTGCAGCGCAGCTGCTCCAGTCCATCGGCTCCTTTCTGCGACCACAGCTGTGTCAGCACACCGTATGGTCCG AAGTGCTACTGTGCTGCGGGTTTCAAACTGATGCCCAGAGCCACGCACTGTGTGGACATCGATGAGTGTACAACAGCACCTCATGCCGTATGCAACCACATTTGTCGGAACACCCGTGGATCCTACAGCTGTCATTGCCACCCTGGCTTCTACCTGGAGCCTGATAACAAAAGCTGCAAGACAAAAG ATGAGCCCTTGCTTCTGGCATCAGTGCAGTCAGACTTGTTCCTGCTGGGAGTCCATAGCGGCACACTGCGTCTCCTCACCTCTACCAGTCGACCCGCCTTCTCGCTGGATTATCACTGGGTTCAACAGAGGATTTACTGGCTGAGCACTGACTACCAGAGCATCCGCTGGGTTGACATGAGAAACCCAGATAACAGAGGAAACCTGGTCAAAG GTGTGAAGTCGGATTTTATCGCAGTGGACTGGGTGGGTAAGAATTTATACTGGGTGGATGGCCTGGTTGGTCAAATTCTGGCAGTGAAACTCAGCAACACCACAGTGAGGTCTCAGGACTGCACTGTGGTCCTGGGAGAAGATCTGGAGCAGCCAAGCTCCTTGGTTCTGCTGCCACATAAAGG GCTGATGCTGTGGTCTGAGATCGGCAGCACGCCTCAGATTAAGCAGTCTGGGATGGATGGTTCAGAGAGGAAGGTGGTGGTGAGCCACAGTTTGAGCTGGCCGGTCAGTTTGGCCTATGACCTCCTAGATAACAGAGTGTACTGGGCAGATGAGAAGCTGCGCTGCATTGGCTCAGCCTCTCTGGATGGAGGCAACATTAAG ATCCTTCAGTTGGCTGAAACGCCAAACCCTTTCTCAGTGGTGGTCTTCAACGATCGTGTTTTCTGGTCTGACACAAAGAGAAGAGTCATACGCTCAGCTGACAAGAACACTGGGAAAGACCAAAAGGTTGTTCTGAAGAGACCGGGACAGCCTTTTGGGTTAAAG CTGATGCATGCCCTTTCGCAGCCAGCTGTGCCCAGTCCTTGTGACCATCTGCGCTGCTCCCATATCTGCCTTCTGGCCCCCCCAGTGACGGGCAGATCTGCAGTATGTCGATGCCCGAAGGGCCTGTTGCTTTCAAAGGACAACATCACCTGCTCTCAGCCCAGGGATTCCTCTTTCATTCTGCTCCTGTCTCAAAACACAATCTACCAG ATTTACCTGCGCTCCTTGCGAAGGGATGGTGTTGCCCtgaaaaaaatgccaaacagCAGAGTCTTGGCTCTCCCAGATGTAAACGAAGCCATGGGGCTAGATATCTCCACCCAGGAGTTGTATGTGGCTTATGTGGGATCTGTGGATGTTCTGAAAATGGGCAGCTACCGATCAAGACAAGGACTCACACCTGCGGGACAAGTCCTAAAGCTGAAG GATGATTCAGTCACAGCTCTGGCAGTTGACTGGGTGACCTCTAACCTCTACTGGAGCAGCCGCTCGAGGCCCAACATCCATGTGACATCCCGCAATGGTGGCTACACCACGTCCCTCCTGCAGGGATCACTGACG GTTACCACATCCATCGCGTTACATCCCTTCTCAGGTCGACTTTGCTACACAGCAGTGGTCATGGCAGGTGGGAGGACCCAGACGGAGGTGGTCTGTGCCTGGATGGATGGCCGTAACAAAGCAGTGCTGTGGGGAAAGTCGAGGATCCCCAACTCCCTGGTGTTCATTAATAATGGTAGCAGACTCTACTGGGCTGACACTG atGCAGGAGTGATCAGCTCCATTGGAGTGGATGGTTCGGGATATAAACAGTTTAAGGCAGGACCCGATCTGATTATTTCCTTTACATACACCGAGAACATCCTGTTCTGGGTCACACAGGGAAAGG ATGTGACCAAACTGTGGTTCAGTGATGGCCTCCAGTCTAAACAGTTGTGGTTTGAGACAAAGACCAGTGTGGTGGAAGTCAGAGCTTACAGCAATGACAGCCAGTCTG GAAGCAATAGCTGCTCCAAAAACAATGGCGGGTGTGCCCATCTGTGCTTGGCCTATCCCGGAGGCCGGACGTGTAAATGTGGGCGTGGCTTCTACAGCATAAATGTAACTTCTTGTGCCCCAATCCCCTCCTGTGACCCTGGAGAAGAATCCTGCTTTGACCGCAGCAAGTgcatcagcagcagcaagttCTGTGATGGACAGGTTGACTGCCCGGACCAGTCAGACGAACAGGACT GTCCAGCTTCAAATGCTACCTCATTTGGAACTAAAGCCACTGATGGCCACCCTCTGGATTCGTTGCCATCATCTTCCTACCCGTCTCCCCCCAATGTTGACAAGAACTCAGTTAAAAAATCTGCATCCTGTGATCTGCAACACTGCAAGGGTCGCGGGAACTGCATCGCGGAGGGTAAAGTCACTCGCTGCCAGTGTCTGTCTGGTTACAAAGGAGAGTTCTGTCAAGAGGAAGAAAGGCAAAGCCACGTGGGCGTGATCCTGGGTGTCTTCTGCGTCATTGCAGCGCTGATAGTCGCCGGCTTTATTTTCACTAAAAG GAGAGGATGGGAGCTCATCAGAAGCAGATCCACAGACAAAGAAAATCTCATGTCCAACATGGCTCTATCGAGTGATCTGGAGTCTGACTCTGAG GAGGTAGACTCCCCAGCTGACATGAACCCCCCAGCACAGCTCAATTAG